TCTCGGCGTGGTTCGTGAACCCGCGCCGGAACCCGCTGGCGCGCCTCCACCggaacgccgtcgccgcccgcctccgcaaATACGGTCCGTGTCcgtctgcaccctcctccaGGCTCCCAACTACCCGCGCGGGACGTAGGGTTAGGGGCTAGCTAGGCTCGTCGGCGGCGTCCCTGATCGGTTCTTCCCTTGCTGTCGCCGGCGCAGGGCTCCGGTACGACGACCTGTACGACCCGTACCACGACCTGGACATCAAGGAGGCGCTGGCGCGGCTGCCGCGGGAGGTGGTGGACGCCCGCAACCAGCGCCTGAAGCGGGCCATGGACCTCTCCATGAAGCACCAGTACCTCCCCGACGACGTCCAGGTCAGCACTGGTGCTTGTTCCTGGCTCTGTATCTGTAATTCGTATGCCCTGTAATCCTGTATGCAGTTGCCAATTGCGAAACCACGAAATTTTAGGCAATTCCATGCTGCTGTAGTGGTGGTTCCTCTGGATTACCAGATTGAGTTTAGGTGGATTCGTAGGAATTGGATGGAGGACAAGTGAACGATGATTGGTGTTGGGATGTAGAATGGTCCTAGATGCTCTTGAACTTTTGAAACCGGAAAGGAGTTTAGTTATTGCTGATGTGATTTCCCACTTGTGAGCTCTTTTGCGTTATGGTTTTTTGCATGTAATAATGCTCGCTATTTTTACTCATTCCTTAGTTTGTGGTGGTGAATATGGAGATGGTAAATTGCCGTAGTGATTTTGGGGCTAGTTTTCCTAATTGGTTAGTTTCAAGCAGGGGTTTGCGTCATGAATTGGATAATGTCGTTTTAGATGCTTGTTTAATGGAAAAGGTGGAATCTTTAGCGTTTGGTGATTATGTGGGTTTTCCTGCTTGTGATCGCTGTTGTGAACTTGTGATAGTTATATCCGTGTATGCTGAGCGCAATTGTCCCATGTCTTCTTTTCCTGTGTTATATATGGAGATTGTGTTGTTCTATGTTCGTCTTTTTATTTTTGAGGATTTATTGATGCAGCTGGAGATATATTATATAAATCGTTTATGTAGGaaaagtaggatgcgtataatgtggtcgattgtattgc
This portion of the Panicum virgatum strain AP13 chromosome 2N, P.virgatum_v5, whole genome shotgun sequence genome encodes:
- the LOC120659663 gene encoding cytochrome b-c1 complex subunit 7-like isoform X2 codes for the protein MLSRFSAWFVNPRRNPLARLHRNAVAARLRKYGLRYDDLYDPYHDLDIKEALARLPREVVDARNQRLKRAMDLSMKHQYLPDDVQVKKEKAEREALGALPLYQRTIP
- the LOC120659663 gene encoding cytochrome b-c1 complex subunit 7-like isoform X1 — its product is MLSRFSAWFVNPRRNPLARLHRNAVAARLRKYGLRYDDLYDPYHDLDIKEALARLPREVVDARNQRLKRAMDLSMKHQYLPDDVQAIQVPFRSYLSDMLALVKKEKAEREALGALPLYQRTIP